A region from the Campylobacter blaseri genome encodes:
- a CDS encoding SLAC1 anion channel family protein, with the protein MNETPNLVKKEVSKLQNFPIMFFATIMGFSGLGMSYERLNHFFHLSNVVFECIKYFTTTLFFIISVIYLIKLIKYPQEVKKEFFHPIKINFFAAFSISLLLLSIFWKTNTSVYSAFFYLGLAIQTFLTFYVVSFWINNNLSINHSNPAWFIPIVGNLLVPLADINNAPFVWYYFSIGLFFWIILFTIIFYRIIFHDQLAKKFMPTLFIIIAPPAIAFVGYIKLTNSFDAMSYIFLNLTIFFVVLILFMYKNFLKMKFFLSWWAFTFPIAAASLAFSKAYELTHNNWFIMGSIFSFVGLIMLVSIVTFFTIKSIKNGEICISE; encoded by the coding sequence ATGAATGAAACACCAAATTTAGTAAAAAAAGAGGTCTCAAAATTGCAAAATTTCCCTATAATGTTTTTTGCAACTATTATGGGTTTTAGTGGACTTGGAATGTCTTATGAAAGACTTAACCATTTTTTTCATCTGTCAAATGTAGTTTTTGAGTGCATAAAATACTTTACAACTACACTATTTTTTATAATTTCGGTAATTTATCTTATAAAATTAATTAAATACCCACAAGAGGTAAAAAAGGAGTTTTTTCACCCTATAAAAATTAACTTTTTTGCAGCTTTTTCTATTTCGCTTTTATTGCTTTCTATTTTTTGGAAAACCAACACTTCTGTTTATAGTGCATTTTTTTATTTAGGACTAGCTATACAAACCTTTTTAACATTTTATGTTGTATCATTTTGGATAAACAATAACCTCTCAATAAACCACTCAAATCCCGCTTGGTTTATACCAATAGTTGGAAATTTGCTTGTTCCACTTGCAGATATAAATAACGCACCATTTGTATGGTATTATTTTTCTATAGGGCTATTTTTTTGGATTATTTTATTTACCATTATATTTTATAGAATCATCTTCCACGACCAGCTTGCTAAAAAGTTTATGCCAACACTTTTTATAATTATAGCACCTCCTGCGATAGCTTTTGTTGGATATATAAAACTAACAAATAGTTTTGATGCGATGTCATATATATTTTTAAATTTAACTATATTTTTTGTAGTTTTGATACTTTTTATGTATAAAAACTTTTTAAAGATGAAATTTTTCCTATCTTGGTGGGCTTTTACTTTTCCTATAGCTGCAGCAAGTTTAGCATTTTCAAAAGCCTATGAATTAACTCATAATAACTGGTTTATAATGGGTAGTATTTTTAGTTTTGTTGGTCTAATTATGCTAGTTAGTATAGTTACTTTTTTTACTATAAAATCAATAAAAAATGGTGAAATTTGTATATCTGAGTAA